The Burkholderia pyrrocinia genome has a segment encoding these proteins:
- a CDS encoding helix-turn-helix transcriptional regulator: MRIALAPGDTATHDGFDDAAWTARELSAWLGLVYQGPSEATPWASFLEAVRVRLDASFTTLVLRNPGGSRHGLIINASTHGPLLPGEPSYSEQFYALCPFLDQPPGQVFTADRLFGETAWRAHDFYRQYLQPLDLRYILGANLRGERGVECAFFVSRAHGGRDFDAAERAQVATLLPHLQRAVELHAALDVLDAERALYAGTVDRLDVGTAIVDEDGRVIKRNRIAERLIEQQDGLCMRQERLHASCPLDERRLQKALQAALEHFRAGALARIEATTLSRPGGAMPLSVLLRPLAPYRGAEDRQHRPAVAVFVRDPASSPQTSRDMLHRLFRLTPMETEIALLLVDGLTLDEAAAATGITKNTARAHLRGIFAKTGATRQAVLVKTLLNSVVSMA; the protein is encoded by the coding sequence ATGCGGATCGCGCTGGCGCCCGGCGACACGGCCACGCACGACGGTTTCGACGACGCGGCGTGGACGGCGCGCGAACTCAGCGCGTGGCTCGGGCTCGTCTACCAGGGCCCGTCGGAAGCGACCCCGTGGGCAAGCTTTCTCGAAGCGGTCCGCGTGCGGCTCGACGCGAGCTTCACGACGCTCGTGCTGCGCAATCCGGGCGGCTCGCGGCACGGGCTCATCATCAATGCGTCGACGCACGGCCCGCTGCTGCCCGGCGAGCCGTCGTACAGCGAGCAGTTCTATGCGCTGTGCCCGTTTCTCGACCAGCCGCCCGGCCAGGTCTTCACGGCCGACCGGCTGTTCGGCGAAACCGCGTGGCGCGCGCACGACTTCTACCGGCAGTACCTGCAGCCGCTCGACCTGCGCTACATCCTCGGCGCGAACCTGCGCGGCGAACGCGGCGTCGAGTGCGCGTTCTTCGTGAGCCGCGCGCACGGCGGCCGCGATTTCGACGCGGCCGAGCGCGCGCAGGTCGCGACGCTGCTGCCGCACCTGCAGCGCGCGGTCGAGCTGCACGCGGCACTCGACGTGCTCGACGCCGAACGCGCGCTGTATGCGGGCACCGTCGACCGCCTCGATGTCGGCACCGCGATCGTCGACGAGGACGGCCGCGTGATCAAGCGCAACCGCATCGCCGAGCGGCTGATCGAGCAGCAGGACGGGCTGTGCATGCGCCAGGAGCGGCTCCACGCATCGTGCCCGCTCGACGAGCGCCGGCTGCAGAAGGCGCTGCAGGCCGCACTCGAGCATTTCCGCGCGGGCGCACTCGCGCGCATCGAAGCCACCACGCTGTCGCGCCCCGGCGGCGCGATGCCGTTGAGCGTGCTGCTGCGCCCGCTCGCGCCCTATCGCGGCGCCGAGGACCGCCAGCACCGGCCGGCCGTCGCGGTGTTCGTCCGCGATCCGGCGTCGTCGCCGCAGACGTCGCGCGACATGCTGCACCGGCTGTTCCGGCTTACGCCGATGGAGACCGAAATCGCGCTGCTGCTCGTCGACGGGCTCACGCTCGACGAAGCGGCCGCCGCGACGGGCATCA